A stretch of the Pseudomonas sp. ACM7 genome encodes the following:
- a CDS encoding cytochrome c oxidase assembly protein translates to MADSISLKKLVTRLLLVVVAMFVFGFALVPIYDVMCKAFGINGKTGGQYEGEQTVDTSRQVRVQFLSTNAADMSWDFYPKGDELTANPGAVNEMIFIAHNPTDRPMSAQAVPSIAPSAAAAYFHKTECFCFTQQVLQPGQRIEMPVRFIVDRDMPKDVKHLTLSYTLFDITARHPPVAVNTGG, encoded by the coding sequence GTGGCTGACTCTATTTCTTTGAAGAAGCTGGTCACGCGCCTGCTGCTGGTGGTGGTGGCGATGTTTGTCTTCGGGTTTGCCCTGGTGCCGATCTACGACGTGATGTGCAAGGCGTTCGGCATCAACGGCAAAACCGGCGGGCAGTACGAGGGCGAGCAAACGGTCGACACCTCGCGGCAGGTTCGCGTGCAGTTTCTGTCGACCAATGCCGCCGACATGTCCTGGGACTTCTACCCCAAGGGCGATGAGCTGACGGCCAACCCGGGCGCGGTGAACGAGATGATCTTCATCGCCCACAACCCAACCGATCGCCCGATGAGCGCCCAGGCGGTTCCGAGCATCGCGCCCAGTGCCGCGGCGGCGTACTTCCACAAGACCGAATGTTTCTGCTTTACCCAGCAAGTGCTGCAGCCCGGTCAACGGATCGAGATGCCGGTACGTTTCATCGTTGACCGTGACATGCCCAAGGATGTGAAGCACCTGACGCTGTCTTACACGCTGTTCGATATCACCGCCCGACATCCACCGGTGGCTGTAAATACTGGCGGCTGA
- a CDS encoding twin transmembrane helix small protein, with protein sequence MLKAAIVLMLIATVVSLFSGLFFLVKDDSSSNRLVIALSVRVALAAITVGLIAWGFFSGQLVSTAPW encoded by the coding sequence ATGCTCAAAGCAGCCATCGTCCTGATGCTGATTGCCACGGTTGTCAGCCTGTTCAGCGGCCTGTTTTTTCTGGTCAAGGACGACAGCAGCTCGAACCGCCTCGTCATTGCCTTGAGTGTTCGTGTTGCGCTGGCCGCCATTACCGTCGGCTTGATTGCCTGGGGTTTTTTCAGCGGCCAGTTGGTCTCTACTGCGCCTTGGTAA
- a CDS encoding cytochrome c oxidase subunit 3, with translation MATHEHYYVPAQSKWPIIATAGMLTTVFGLATWFNDLKAARPESHGPLIFFVGGLMVAYMLFGWFGTVIKESRQGLYSAQMDRSFRWGMSWFIFSEVMFFIAFFGALFYVRNISGPALGGEGVKGIAHMLWPNFQFAWPLLHTPDPQLFPPPKEVISPWGLPLLNTVLLVSSSITVTIAHHALKKGHRGALKIWLALTVLLGCAFLGFQAEEYMHAYHELGLTLGSGIYGATFFMLTGFHGAHVTIGTIILFVMLMRIMRGHFDADHQFAFEAASWYWHFVDVVWIGLFVFVYVL, from the coding sequence ATGGCAACTCATGAACACTATTACGTACCGGCCCAGAGCAAATGGCCGATCATTGCCACCGCCGGCATGCTCACCACCGTGTTCGGCCTGGCCACCTGGTTCAACGACCTGAAAGCGGCGCGGCCGGAGTCCCACGGCCCGCTGATCTTTTTCGTCGGCGGCCTGATGGTGGCCTACATGCTGTTCGGCTGGTTCGGTACGGTGATCAAGGAAAGCCGCCAAGGGTTGTACAGCGCACAGATGGATCGCTCGTTCCGCTGGGGCATGAGCTGGTTCATCTTTTCGGAGGTGATGTTCTTCATCGCCTTCTTCGGCGCACTGTTTTATGTGCGTAACATTTCCGGCCCGGCGCTCGGGGGTGAAGGGGTCAAAGGCATCGCTCATATGCTTTGGCCGAATTTCCAGTTTGCGTGGCCATTGCTGCACACCCCTGACCCGCAACTCTTCCCGCCGCCCAAGGAAGTCATCAGTCCCTGGGGCCTGCCGCTGCTCAATACCGTTTTGCTGGTGAGTTCCAGCATCACCGTGACCATCGCCCACCACGCCTTGAAAAAGGGCCATCGCGGCGCGCTGAAAATCTGGCTGGCGCTCACCGTGCTGCTGGGCTGCGCGTTCCTTGGTTTTCAGGCCGAAGAATACATGCATGCCTACCACGAACTGGGCCTGACGCTCGGTTCGGGCATCTACGGCGCGACCTTCTTCATGCTCACCGGTTTCCACGGCGCCCACGTGACCATCGGCACCATCATCCTGTTTGTGATGTTGATGCGGATCATGCGCGGGCACTTCGACGCCGATCACCAGTTCGCGTTTGAAGCGGCGAGCTGGTACTGGCACTTCGTGGACGTGGTGTGGATCGGTCTGTTCGTTTTCGTCTACGTGCTCTGA
- the coxB gene encoding cytochrome c oxidase subunit II encodes MMRHPHVWMGLLLWSIFSQAQAAWTVNMAPGATEISHAVFDLHMTIFWICVVIGIIVFGAMFWSMILHRRSTGQVAAKFHESTTVEILWTIVPFLILVAMAVPATATLIKMYDASEPDIDIQVTGYQWKWHYKYLGQDVEFFSNLTTPADQIHNKEAKSEHYLLEVDKPLVLPIGAKVRFLVTSADVIHSWWVPAFAVKRDAIPGFVNEAWTRVDKPGIYRGQCAELCGKDHGFMPIVVEVKEKADYEKWLGERKAEAMQLKELTSKEWTLDELKERGDKIYHTTCVACHQAEGQGLPPMFPALKGSKIATGPKEGHLSIVFHGKPGTAMAAFGKQLSEVDIAAVVTYERNAWGNNKGDMVTPKEVLELKQAESK; translated from the coding sequence ATGATGCGACATCCACATGTCTGGATGGGCCTCCTGTTGTGGTCGATTTTCAGTCAGGCACAAGCGGCCTGGACTGTGAATATGGCGCCGGGAGCGACTGAAATCAGTCACGCAGTATTTGACCTGCACATGACCATTTTCTGGATCTGTGTAGTGATCGGCATCATCGTCTTCGGCGCCATGTTCTGGTCGATGATTCTCCACCGCCGCTCGACCGGGCAGGTGGCCGCGAAATTTCATGAAAGCACCACCGTCGAAATTCTCTGGACCATCGTGCCCTTCCTGATCCTGGTGGCCATGGCGGTTCCCGCGACCGCAACCCTGATCAAGATGTACGACGCCAGTGAGCCGGATATCGATATCCAGGTCACCGGCTATCAGTGGAAGTGGCACTACAAATACCTGGGCCAGGACGTTGAGTTCTTCAGCAACCTGACCACGCCCGCCGATCAGATCCACAACAAGGAAGCCAAGAGCGAACACTACTTGCTTGAGGTCGATAAGCCTTTGGTGCTGCCGATCGGCGCCAAGGTGCGCTTCCTGGTGACTTCCGCCGACGTCATCCATTCCTGGTGGGTGCCGGCCTTTGCGGTCAAGCGTGATGCGATTCCGGGATTCGTCAACGAAGCCTGGACCCGCGTCGACAAGCCCGGCATCTACCGCGGTCAATGCGCCGAATTGTGCGGCAAGGACCACGGCTTCATGCCCATCGTGGTCGAGGTCAAGGAAAAGGCCGATTACGAAAAATGGCTGGGCGAGCGCAAGGCTGAAGCCATGCAGCTCAAAGAGCTGACCAGCAAGGAATGGACCCTCGACGAGCTTAAAGAGCGCGGCGACAAGATCTACCACACCACCTGCGTCGCCTGTCACCAGGCCGAAGGTCAGGGCCTGCCGCCGATGTTCCCGGCGCTCAAGGGCTCGAAAATCGCTACCGGACCGAAAGAAGGACACCTGAGCATTGTCTTCCACGGCAAGCCCGGCACCGCCATGGCGGCGTTCGGCAAGCAGCTCTCGGAAGTCGATATCGCAGCGGTCGTGACCTACGAACGTAACGCCTGGGGCAACAACAAGGGCGACATGGTCACCCCTAAAGAAGTGCTGGAGCTGAAACAGGCGGAAAGCAAATGA
- the ctaD gene encoding cytochrome c oxidase subunit I, whose amino-acid sequence MTAVVDDHVHIGTAHAHGPAKGLMRWVLTTNHKDIGTLYLWFAFSMFLLGGSFAMVIRAELFQPGLQIVQPEFFNQMTTMHGLVMVFGAVMPAFVGLANWMIPLMIGAPDMALPRMNNFSFWLLPAAFILLVSTLFTPGGGPNFGWTFYAPLSTTYAPESVTFFIFAIHLMGISSIMGAINVIATILNLRAPGMTLMKMPLFVWTWLITAFLLIAVMPVLAGCVTMMLMDIHFGTSFFSAAGGGDPVLFQHVFWFFGHPEVYIMILPAFGAVSSIIPAFSRKPLFGYTSMVYATASIAFLSFIVWAHHMFVVGIPLVGELFFMYATLLIAVPTGVKVFNWASTMWQGSLTFETPMLFAVAFVILFSIGGFSGLMLAIAPADFQYQDTYFVVAHFHYVLVPGAIFGIFASAYYWMPKWTGHMYDETLGKLHFWLSFIGMNMAFFPMHFVGLAGMPRRIPDYNLQFADFNMVSSIGAFMFGATQIFFLFIVIKTIRGGPPAPAKPWDGAEGLEWSIPSPAPYHTFTTPPEVK is encoded by the coding sequence ATGACTGCTGTCGTCGATGACCATGTTCATATCGGCACCGCCCACGCCCACGGCCCCGCCAAAGGCCTGATGCGCTGGGTCCTGACCACCAACCACAAGGATATCGGCACGCTGTACCTGTGGTTCGCGTTCTCCATGTTCTTGCTCGGCGGCTCATTCGCGATGGTGATTCGTGCCGAGTTGTTCCAGCCAGGACTGCAAATCGTCCAACCGGAATTCTTCAACCAGATGACCACCATGCACGGTCTGGTGATGGTCTTCGGTGCGGTGATGCCGGCGTTCGTCGGCCTCGCCAACTGGATGATCCCGTTGATGATCGGCGCGCCGGACATGGCCCTGCCACGGATGAACAACTTCAGCTTCTGGCTATTGCCGGCGGCGTTCATCCTGCTGGTATCGACCCTGTTCACCCCCGGCGGTGGACCGAACTTCGGCTGGACGTTCTACGCCCCGCTGTCGACGACCTACGCACCGGAAAGCGTGACCTTCTTCATCTTCGCCATCCACTTGATGGGGATCAGTTCGATCATGGGCGCGATCAACGTGATCGCCACCATCCTCAACCTGCGCGCCCCCGGCATGACGCTGATGAAAATGCCGCTGTTCGTCTGGACCTGGCTGATTACCGCGTTCCTGCTGATCGCGGTAATGCCGGTACTGGCCGGCTGCGTGACGATGATGCTGATGGACATCCACTTCGGCACCAGCTTCTTCAGTGCCGCCGGTGGCGGTGACCCGGTGTTGTTCCAGCACGTGTTCTGGTTCTTCGGTCACCCCGAGGTGTACATCATGATCCTGCCGGCCTTCGGTGCCGTCAGCTCGATCATTCCGGCCTTCTCACGCAAGCCGCTGTTCGGCTACACCTCGATGGTCTATGCGACGGCGAGTATCGCGTTCCTGTCGTTCATCGTCTGGGCGCACCACATGTTCGTGGTCGGCATTCCGTTGGTGGGCGAGTTGTTCTTCATGTACGCCACGCTGCTGATCGCGGTGCCGACCGGAGTGAAGGTGTTCAACTGGGCCAGCACCATGTGGCAAGGCTCGCTGACCTTCGAGACACCGATGCTGTTTGCGGTGGCGTTCGTGATCCTGTTTTCCATCGGCGGTTTCTCTGGGTTGATGCTGGCCATCGCCCCGGCGGACTTCCAGTACCAGGACACCTACTTTGTGGTCGCGCACTTCCACTACGTACTGGTGCCGGGGGCGATCTTCGGGATCTTCGCTTCGGCCTACTACTGGATGCCGAAATGGACCGGCCACATGTACGACGAAACCCTCGGCAAGCTGCACTTCTGGCTGTCGTTCATCGGCATGAACATGGCGTTCTTCCCGATGCACTTCGTGGGGCTGGCGGGCATGCCGCGGCGGATTCCCGACTACAACCTGCAATTCGCCGACTTCAACATGGTGTCGTCGATCGGTGCGTTCATGTTCGGCGCCACGCAGATCTTCTTCCTGTTCATCGTGATCAAGACCATCCGCGGCGGCCCGCCAGCACCGGCCAAACCGTGGGATGGGGCCGAAGGCCTGGAATGGAGCATCCCGTCGCCGGCGCCGTATCACACCTTCACCACGCCGCCGGAAGTGAAATGA